Below is a window of Lacibacter sp. H407 DNA.
GCAAACGATTATGCCAACCTGTTCAAATTGTTTTTGAAACACAAGGATAAAATTACACGTGTTACTTTTTGGGGTGTTGATGATGGACAAAGCTGGCTTAACGGATGGCCGGTGCGTGGCAGAACGAATTATCCTTTGCTGTTCGATCGTGCATTTCAACCCAAACCTGCATATCATGCAGTAATGGCTTTAAAAAAATAATTCATTGGCCGGTCAATAAACAATACACATGGAATCATCATCACAAAAATTATCAGTAAAAGAAAAAGTTGGGTATAGCTTGGGCGATCTTGCAGCTAACCTTGTATTTCAAACTCTCGTAACTTACCTGGCTTACTTCTATACAGATATTTACGGACTCGATACCAATCATGCATCGGCACTGATGTTGGTGGTAGGCTTGATTGCTGCGTTTGCATTTAATCCTATCATTGGTGCCATTGCAGACAGAACGGTTTCCAAGTGGGGAAAATTTCGTCCATGGATCTTGTTTACAGCTGTCCCTTTGGGTGTAATTGCACTACTTGCTTTCAGCACACCTGATTTTTCGTATAAGGGGAAAGTGATTTATGCAGTAGTTACTTACACGCTCTTGTTGTTATTGTATGCAGCCAACAATCTTCCTTACTCTGCATTGAGTGGTGTGATTACCGGCGATATGAAAGAACGCAACAGTTTATCGGCTTATCGATTTGTAGCGGTGATGTTTGCACAGTTTTTTGTACAGGTATTTATGCTGCCAATCATAGTAGCAGCTGGCGGAGGCGATAAAGCCGTTGGTATTGAAAAAGTAATGACGTGGCTAGCCATCATCGGAACCGTGATGTTACTTATTACTTTCTTCACAACCAAAGAGCGCATTGTACCAAAGCCGGAACAGAAATCAAGTTTAAAAGAAGATCTGGCAGATATCTTTAAAAACAAGCCTTGGATAATTATGTTGGTGTTGACCATCCTTGTGTTTATTACGCTGGCGATGAAAGGTGGTTCCTATGTTTACTATTTTGAAAATTACGTCGACAAAAGTCGTTTAACGGAATTTATCACACCCATCTTAAATGGTTTTTCGAATATTGGTATCAACTTTTTTGGTGAAGATCCTGTGTCAGCAGGTTTTGGTTTGTTTAATGCAGGCGGAATTATTTTCATGATTGTGGGCATTGGTTTTTCCAAACGTCTTGCAGATAAATATGGTAAACGGGATGTATTTGGAGTAGCCTTGGTTATTTCAACCCTGTTTATCTTTTTATTTTATTTCTTCTCATCAACCTCGGTTGAGCTGATGTTTGGTTCACAAATTTTGCATGGCTTTTTCTATGGCATCACGATTCCACTTCTATGGGCCATGATCGCTGATGTGGCCGATTACAGCGAATGGAAAAACAACCGTCGGGCAACCGCCATCATTTTCTCAGCCATGATGGTTGGGTTGAAAACAGGATTAAGTGTCGGCAATGCACTACTGACATGGATATTGGGACTGTTTGATTATACTGCCAACAGTGAAACGGCACAGACAGCAACGGCCATAGAAGGAACCAAACTGTTAGTGAGTGTATTCCCATCGATTCCTTTTTTACTTGGAGCAGGCTTGTTATTCTTTTATGAGATCAACAAGAAGATGGAGACTCAGATTGAAAACGATTTAAAAGCACGCCGGGCTTAAAACTTATAACCTGAAACTTAAAACTATTCTATGCCAGAAGATAGCATTGATCATATCGACTTCGACGAATTAAACAAACGGGCCATTTCGCAACCGTTGGTGAAACATATTTACACCGCTGATCCGTCGGCACATGTATTTAATGGAAAAATTTATATCTATCCTTCGCATGATGTCGATGCCGGTGATGCGTTTGATGATCTCGGAAGCCATTTCGCCATGGAAGACTATCATATTCTTTCTATGGATTCACCAACAAGTGAAGCTGTTGATAACGGTCTTGCATTGCATGTAAACGATGTGCCGTGGGCCGCAAAGCAAATGTGGGCACCCGATGCTGCAGAAAAAGATGGCAAGTATTACTTATTCTTCCCGGCAAAAGATCACAAAGGTATTTTCAAAATTGGTGTGGCCGTAAGTGATTCACCTGTTGGGCCGTTTACGCCACAACCGGAAGCAATCAAGAACAGTTTCTCCATTGATCCTGCTGTGTTCAAAGATGATGATGGAAGTTATTATATGTACTTCGGTGGTATCTGGGGCGGACAATTACAACGTTGGCGCACTGGGAAATTTAA
It encodes the following:
- a CDS encoding MFS transporter encodes the protein MESSSQKLSVKEKVGYSLGDLAANLVFQTLVTYLAYFYTDIYGLDTNHASALMLVVGLIAAFAFNPIIGAIADRTVSKWGKFRPWILFTAVPLGVIALLAFSTPDFSYKGKVIYAVVTYTLLLLLYAANNLPYSALSGVITGDMKERNSLSAYRFVAVMFAQFFVQVFMLPIIVAAGGGDKAVGIEKVMTWLAIIGTVMLLITFFTTKERIVPKPEQKSSLKEDLADIFKNKPWIIMLVLTILVFITLAMKGGSYVYYFENYVDKSRLTEFITPILNGFSNIGINFFGEDPVSAGFGLFNAGGIIFMIVGIGFSKRLADKYGKRDVFGVALVISTLFIFLFYFFSSTSVELMFGSQILHGFFYGITIPLLWAMIADVADYSEWKNNRRATAIIFSAMMVGLKTGLSVGNALLTWILGLFDYTANSETAQTATAIEGTKLLVSVFPSIPFLLGAGLLFFYEINKKMETQIENDLKARRA
- a CDS encoding glycoside hydrolase family 43 protein: MPEDSIDHIDFDELNKRAISQPLVKHIYTADPSAHVFNGKIYIYPSHDVDAGDAFDDLGSHFAMEDYHILSMDSPTSEAVDNGLALHVNDVPWAAKQMWAPDAAEKDGKYYLFFPAKDHKGIFKIGVAVSDSPVGPFTPQPEAIKNSFSIDPAVFKDDDGSYYMYFGGIWGGQLQRWRTGKFNADQPESPVAFLPEENEPALCPKIAKLTNDLLEFAEDVKDILITDENGQPLLQGDTDRRFFEASWIHKYNGKYYFSYSTGDTHYLCYAIGDNPYGPFKYAGRILEPVVGWTSHHSICAIENKWYLFYHDSSLSKGVTHLRSVKVTELIHDENGFIKTIKPYND